A genomic segment from Flavobacterium inviolabile encodes:
- a CDS encoding DUF421 domain-containing protein, with the protein MNAYLDIIIRSTAVYLFMVIALRIFGKKQLSQLNTADVILILLISNSVQNAMVGSNTSLFGGLAAALVLFLVNMAFKKLIFKYKKLGDFLQDKPEILIHNGKLEFDTLSKLGISSDELYEAIREHGLERYKDVKLAMLEIDGNISVISGDSTLKQTHHKRRIHKSLHSENA; encoded by the coding sequence ATGAATGCCTACCTGGATATAATCATAAGAAGTACCGCTGTATATTTATTTATGGTTATTGCCTTGCGTATTTTTGGCAAGAAGCAGTTATCCCAGCTCAATACAGCCGACGTTATCCTGATTTTACTCATCAGTAACTCGGTTCAGAATGCTATGGTAGGCAGTAATACCAGCCTTTTCGGAGGTCTGGCAGCAGCATTGGTTTTGTTTTTAGTCAACATGGCTTTTAAAAAGCTGATTTTCAAATACAAAAAACTCGGTGATTTTTTACAGGACAAACCGGAAATATTGATCCATAACGGAAAGCTGGAGTTTGACACCCTGAGTAAATTGGGAATCTCGTCCGATGAGCTCTATGAAGCCATACGCGAACACGGTCTGGAACGCTATAAAGATGTCAAACTGGCCATGCTGGAAATTGACGGTAACATCAGTGTTATTTCCGGTGACAGTACTCTAAAACAAACGCATCACAAACGGCGGATACACAAATCGTTACATTCCGAAAACGCTTAA
- a CDS encoding redoxin family protein — translation MKKVIYLLLVIVFASFAGPKETITLSGKISNADENKIRIRGEAFEKEITLKPDGSFSESFPIDYSGTYTLGTKNNRIALYLAKGTKLAINADDKNFTTTLAFSGNGSVENQYIAKKNEIVNKALGDPQAFYSQDENTFLTKNSELKKTVLELYNKTKFSDAAFKTSELKNINYFEQLLNANYAPYHAHYTKKEDFKVSAGFPLFDEKTNLDSEEDFLFSNPYKQIVAAKFRGKIMEQLGEDADYTSKVALPEIKKIKSPSIKNSLLQNLGYEVGAGNPDAENLYKELMALSTNQKFKDELTTKFNKIKTLTVGKPSPKFNYENHKGGKTSLDQLAGKYVYIDVWATWCGPCRKEIPFLQEVEKQYHGKNIEFVSLSIDAKKDHEKWKNLVNEKSLGGIQLFADNDWNSQFVKDYAIEGIPRFILVDTKGNIVTADAPRPSDPKLVELFRSLGI, via the coding sequence ATGAAGAAAGTAATTTATTTACTACTGGTAATTGTTTTTGCTTCTTTCGCCGGTCCGAAAGAAACCATTACCTTATCGGGTAAAATCAGTAATGCTGATGAAAACAAAATCAGAATCAGAGGGGAAGCCTTTGAAAAGGAAATCACCTTAAAACCCGACGGATCTTTTTCGGAGAGTTTTCCAATTGACTACAGCGGTACCTATACTCTGGGCACCAAAAACAACCGTATTGCCTTATACCTGGCCAAAGGTACCAAGCTGGCGATTAATGCCGACGATAAGAACTTCACCACTACCCTGGCTTTTTCCGGAAACGGCAGTGTTGAAAACCAGTATATCGCTAAAAAGAATGAAATTGTAAACAAGGCACTGGGCGATCCGCAAGCTTTTTACAGCCAGGATGAAAACACATTCCTGACCAAAAATTCCGAATTAAAAAAGACGGTTTTAGAGTTATACAACAAAACAAAGTTCAGTGATGCTGCTTTTAAAACCAGCGAACTAAAAAACATCAATTATTTTGAGCAGCTTTTAAATGCCAACTATGCTCCTTACCACGCGCATTATACAAAAAAAGAAGATTTTAAAGTATCGGCAGGCTTCCCTCTTTTTGACGAAAAGACAAATCTGGATAGCGAAGAAGATTTCTTGTTTTCAAATCCTTACAAACAGATTGTAGCGGCTAAATTCCGTGGGAAAATAATGGAACAGTTAGGTGAAGATGCCGATTATACTTCAAAAGTAGCCCTGCCGGAAATCAAAAAAATCAAGAGCCCGAGCATTAAAAACAGTTTACTGCAAAACTTAGGTTATGAGGTTGGAGCCGGAAATCCGGATGCCGAAAACCTGTATAAAGAATTAATGGCGTTATCAACTAACCAGAAATTCAAAGATGAATTAACGACCAAGTTTAATAAGATCAAAACACTAACCGTTGGAAAACCGTCGCCGAAATTCAACTACGAGAACCATAAAGGCGGAAAAACATCCTTAGACCAGTTAGCCGGAAAATATGTGTATATCGATGTATGGGCAACCTGGTGCGGACCGTGTCGTAAAGAAATCCCTTTTTTACAGGAAGTGGAAAAACAATATCACGGTAAAAACATTGAATTTGTAAGCCTTTCCATTGATGCTAAAAAAGACCATGAAAAATGGAAAAATTTAGTGAATGAAAAAAGTTTAGGCGGTATTCAGCTGTTTGCCGATAACGACTGGAACTCTCAATTCGTAAAAGATTATGCTATTGAAGGTATTCCAAGATTTATTTTAGTAGACACTAAAGGAAATATCGTAACGGCCGATGCTCCGCGCCCATCCGATCCGAAACTGGTTGAACTGTTTCGTTCCTTAGGGATTTAA
- a CDS encoding Imm43 family immunity protein, whose product MEKPVHILDQIAIQWNNEEESFFLDTEFSEKYIKVEMPIGKKYAWQVEYHDISKSVNLESLFDAHYRTDADDAFVPLMNRYNRMMREGTFAPAELDLGAVKLYSEAKLTDVVNGIEGGGWIVSKRLFEILKNFNIGEYQPYKIAVKSKKIVSEDYVYLHFANYADEYVDFPQSVFYKGKGYFDFASRAIMPESFHSAEEIQLLSDQLNEGVTFTNFKKRVNIQSKIIVLKPNELDIFKFKSHLLNREQFISARLAQTLLDEKITGLEFIKTTKVK is encoded by the coding sequence ATGGAAAAACCAGTACATATTTTAGATCAAATAGCCATTCAATGGAACAATGAAGAAGAAAGTTTCTTCCTCGATACCGAATTTTCAGAAAAATATATCAAAGTGGAAATGCCAATTGGCAAAAAATACGCCTGGCAAGTAGAATATCACGATATTTCTAAAAGTGTAAATTTAGAATCTCTGTTTGACGCACATTACAGAACAGATGCAGATGATGCGTTTGTTCCGTTGATGAACAGGTATAACAGAATGATGAGAGAAGGCACTTTTGCACCGGCAGAATTAGATTTGGGAGCGGTCAAATTATATTCCGAAGCCAAACTAACTGATGTCGTAAATGGAATTGAAGGCGGCGGTTGGATTGTAAGCAAAAGATTATTTGAAATACTTAAAAATTTCAACATTGGTGAATATCAGCCATACAAAATTGCCGTAAAAAGCAAAAAAATAGTTTCTGAAGATTATGTATATCTGCATTTTGCAAATTATGCAGATGAATACGTAGATTTTCCACAATCTGTTTTTTATAAAGGCAAAGGATATTTTGATTTTGCTTCAAGAGCGATAATGCCCGAATCGTTCCATTCAGCAGAGGAGATACAGCTACTTTCTGACCAATTGAATGAAGGCGTTACTTTTACCAATTTTAAAAAAAGAGTAAACATTCAATCAAAGATAATTGTTCTTAAACCCAACGAACTGGATATTTTTAAGTTTAAAAGTCACCTGCTAAACAGGGAACAATTTATATCTGCACGATTAGCCCAAACCTTGCTTGATGAAAAAATTACAGGACTTGAATTTATCAAAACAACCAAAGTGAAATAA
- a CDS encoding TMEM175 family protein: MNKTRLEAFSDGVLAIIITIMVLEIKVPHGVDFNSLKPILPVFLSYILSFIYVGIYWNNHHHMMHTVKQVSGEILWANLHLLFWLSLIPFVTAWIGENHFAPFPMTMYGVILLMCAVAYFILQALILKKHGPDSVLSKAIGKDIKGKLSPVFYILGIIASSFNGLIAGGFYVLVAIMWLIPDNRIEKIVAEKED, from the coding sequence ATGAATAAAACCAGACTGGAAGCTTTTAGCGACGGCGTACTGGCCATCATCATCACCATTATGGTTCTGGAGATCAAAGTCCCGCATGGCGTTGATTTCAATTCGTTAAAACCCATTTTACCCGTTTTTCTAAGTTATATCCTGAGTTTTATTTATGTGGGGATTTACTGGAACAACCACCATCACATGATGCACACGGTAAAACAGGTATCCGGAGAGATTCTCTGGGCAAACCTGCACCTGCTGTTCTGGCTTTCCCTGATCCCGTTTGTAACGGCATGGATTGGTGAAAATCACTTTGCTCCTTTTCCGATGACCATGTATGGTGTCATACTTTTAATGTGTGCCGTTGCCTATTTTATACTGCAGGCTTTGATCCTGAAAAAGCACGGACCGGATTCTGTTTTATCCAAAGCTATCGGAAAAGATATAAAAGGAAAGTTATCGCCTGTTTTTTACATACTGGGAATTATCGCCTCCAGTTTTAACGGTTTAATTGCCGGCGGATTTTATGTGCTGGTTGCCATAATGTGGCTCATTCCGGACAACCGGATTGAAAAGATCGTTGCCGAAAAAGAAGATTAA
- a CDS encoding DUF1304 domain-containing protein — translation MVLLSKIIIGFIALLHLYILWLEMFAWTTRAKKVFKSVPAEMFEKTKQMAGNQGLYNGFLAAGLIWSLLICDVQWSMHVATFFLGCVLVAGLYGAMTVQKSILYVQSVPAILGLLSIYFLK, via the coding sequence ATGGTACTACTTTCTAAAATAATTATCGGATTTATAGCCTTACTCCACCTTTATATTTTATGGCTGGAAATGTTTGCCTGGACAACCCGGGCAAAAAAAGTATTCAAAAGCGTACCGGCCGAAATGTTTGAAAAAACAAAACAGATGGCAGGAAACCAGGGATTGTATAACGGCTTTTTAGCCGCCGGATTGATCTGGTCGTTATTGATTTGCGATGTCCAATGGAGCATGCATGTGGCAACCTTCTTTTTAGGCTGTGTTCTGGTAGCCGGGCTTTATGGCGCCATGACCGTACAGAAATCGATACTGTATGTACAAAGTGTTCCGGCAATTTTAGGCTTACTCAGTATCTATTTTTTAAAATAA
- the hutH gene encoding histidine ammonia-lyase — MDTVHYISSDVISLELLQEIITEHKTLALSEEARLNIEKCRAYLDNKMQTHNEPIYGINTGFGSLCDVKISNENLSRLQENLVKSHACGTGDEVPHEIVKIMLLLKIKSLSFGHSGVQLQTVERLIDFYNHDILPVIYSQGSLGASGDLAPLAHLSLPLLGEGEVFADGFRQPAKKVLEKMGWEPIVLQSKEGLALLNGTQFMSAYGSYVLLKASKYSYLADVIGAISLEGFDGRIEPFNELIHLVRPHKGQINTAKRFQELLEDSEIIAQPKKHVQDPYSFRCIPQVHGASKDTIDYVKKVFKTEINSVTDNPNIFIESDEIISGGNFHGQPLALALDFLGIALAELGSISERRTYQLISGLRGLPAFLVSDPGLNSGFMIPQYTAASIVSQNKQYATPASIDSIVSSNGQEDHVSMGANAATKALKIMENLERILAIELMNASQAVAFRRPLKSSDFIEMFLKSYREEVPLVHEDRILHYDIEKSVAFLNSFQMDEVVFE; from the coding sequence ATGGATACAGTACATTATATAAGCTCCGACGTGATTTCATTGGAGTTACTACAAGAAATAATTACAGAGCATAAAACCCTAGCCTTATCGGAAGAAGCCCGTCTTAATATTGAAAAATGCAGAGCTTATTTGGATAATAAAATGCAAACACACAACGAACCTATTTATGGAATTAATACCGGTTTCGGATCTTTGTGTGATGTAAAAATTTCGAATGAAAACTTATCCAGATTACAGGAAAATTTAGTGAAATCGCATGCTTGTGGTACCGGTGATGAAGTACCGCATGAAATTGTGAAAATCATGTTGCTGTTAAAAATTAAGTCTTTGAGTTTCGGACATTCCGGAGTGCAGCTGCAAACGGTAGAAAGACTTATTGACTTTTATAACCACGATATTTTACCGGTTATTTATTCGCAGGGTTCTTTGGGCGCTTCCGGCGATCTGGCACCATTGGCACACTTGTCTTTACCGTTATTGGGAGAAGGTGAAGTATTTGCTGACGGCTTCCGCCAACCGGCGAAAAAGGTATTGGAAAAAATGGGTTGGGAGCCTATTGTTTTACAATCTAAAGAAGGGCTGGCATTATTGAACGGAACACAGTTTATGAGTGCTTACGGAAGCTATGTATTGCTGAAAGCAAGCAAATATTCCTATTTAGCCGATGTTATCGGAGCCATCTCGTTAGAAGGATTTGACGGAAGAATCGAACCGTTTAATGAACTGATCCATTTGGTTCGTCCGCACAAAGGGCAGATCAATACCGCAAAACGTTTCCAGGAATTACTGGAAGACAGCGAAATCATTGCACAGCCTAAAAAACATGTACAGGATCCGTATTCGTTCCGTTGTATTCCACAGGTGCACGGTGCTTCCAAGGATACTATCGACTATGTGAAAAAAGTATTTAAAACGGAAATCAACTCCGTTACCGATAACCCGAATATTTTTATTGAAAGTGATGAGATCATCTCCGGAGGAAATTTCCACGGACAGCCTTTGGCTTTAGCCCTGGATTTCCTGGGAATAGCTTTGGCAGAACTGGGAAGTATTTCTGAAAGACGTACTTATCAGTTAATTTCCGGTTTGAGAGGATTACCGGCATTTTTAGTGAGCGACCCGGGATTAAATTCCGGATTCATGATTCCGCAATATACTGCGGCGAGTATTGTAAGCCAGAACAAGCAATATGCTACTCCGGCCAGTATTGACAGTATTGTTTCTTCAAACGGTCAGGAAGACCACGTGAGTATGGGAGCAAATGCAGCAACGAAAGCTTTAAAAATTATGGAAAATTTAGAGCGTATCCTTGCCATTGAATTGATGAATGCTTCCCAGGCAGTAGCATTCAGAAGACCTTTAAAATCAAGTGATTTTATCGAAATGTTCCTGAAATCCTACAGAGAAGAAGTGCCGCTTGTTCATGAAGACCGTATCTTACATTATGACATTGAAAAATCGGTTGCTTTCTTAAACAGCTTCCAGATGGACGAAGTGGTTTTTGAATAA
- a CDS encoding FAD-dependent oxidoreductase, protein MKLKDKQIAIIGGGPGGLTLARLLQQGGCKVTVYERDLNKNARVQGANLDLHEESGLAALRKAGLMAAFYANHLPDAGKLRITDHHGTICLDDHQEGSISENRPEIDRGPLRKILLESLQNDTVVWDSRFLSMEKANDGWRLHFHNKENVYADIVIGADGANSKIRPYLSAIKPVYSGVTIIEGNIYEAEKSTPKLFNLLKGGKLFALGNEQSLILSTKGDGSIAFYTGEKVDENWVTESNINFKNIPEVKNWFVKSFPDWDVMWHELFTAEKTTIIPRPLFHYPPDQHWEPQSNLTIIGDAAHRMPPYAGEGVNMAMLDALELSEILLDDKSGDTKAAFSTYETKMLKRAAEVTAMTMVNTVALHSSGALQYILEMFRSFDQQA, encoded by the coding sequence ATGAAACTTAAAGACAAACAAATTGCGATAATCGGCGGTGGTCCGGGCGGACTAACGCTGGCAAGACTTTTACAGCAGGGAGGCTGTAAGGTAACCGTTTATGAACGGGATCTGAACAAAAACGCCAGAGTACAGGGCGCCAATCTGGATTTACATGAAGAATCCGGTTTGGCAGCACTTCGAAAAGCTGGTTTAATGGCTGCTTTTTATGCCAACCATTTACCGGATGCCGGAAAATTAAGAATAACAGATCATCACGGTACCATTTGCCTGGACGATCATCAGGAAGGCAGCATATCTGAAAACCGACCTGAAATTGACAGAGGTCCGCTTCGGAAAATATTACTGGAATCACTACAGAACGATACCGTGGTCTGGGACAGCCGGTTCCTTTCTATGGAAAAAGCAAATGACGGATGGCGGTTACACTTCCACAACAAAGAAAACGTTTATGCCGATATTGTTATTGGTGCAGACGGTGCGAATTCCAAGATCAGACCTTATTTAAGTGCTATAAAACCGGTATATTCCGGCGTTACCATCATTGAAGGCAACATTTACGAAGCAGAAAAAAGTACCCCGAAACTCTTCAACCTGTTAAAAGGAGGTAAATTATTTGCATTAGGAAACGAACAGTCCCTGATTCTTAGTACAAAAGGTGACGGAAGCATTGCTTTTTATACCGGTGAAAAAGTAGATGAAAATTGGGTAACGGAGAGTAATATCAATTTTAAAAACATACCGGAAGTAAAAAACTGGTTCGTTAAAAGCTTCCCCGATTGGGACGTGATGTGGCACGAATTATTTACCGCAGAAAAAACAACCATTATACCACGGCCTTTATTCCATTATCCGCCCGACCAGCATTGGGAACCGCAAAGCAATCTTACGATCATTGGTGATGCTGCACACAGAATGCCGCCTTATGCCGGTGAAGGTGTTAACATGGCAATGCTGGATGCGCTGGAACTGAGCGAGATCCTGCTCGATGATAAATCCGGTGATACCAAAGCGGCTTTTAGCACATACGAAACAAAAATGCTGAAAAGAGCTGCTGAAGTAACTGCAATGACCATGGTCAATACCGTTGCACTCCACAGTTCCGGTGCTTTGCAGTATATCCTGGAAATGTTCCGCAGTTTCGATCAGCAGGCATAG
- a CDS encoding toxin-antitoxin system YwqK family antitoxin has protein sequence MLKNSYLLACLLLTGVLYAQENTQSHSPTPITVDELSYTDEKSGKGSYQDNQKTGLWTYFYDDQKLWKKGEYDKGKETGTWRIYYKNGNVRFLENYSNGIRHGKNMAYYEDGKKKLVSNYADGKPDGEFIVYFDDGKKYTVQHYDKGIKTGKYTEYYHNGKIKTEEFYVIGKPERKYITYYESGKVKEDGFLKGNSITGEHTTYFENGIVTIKAIMADNRLMEVLERHDKNGNKLDPGTLKNGNGIFNHYDDNGKLLAAVVFENGRPKK, from the coding sequence ATGCTTAAAAACAGTTACCTCTTAGCCTGTTTGTTATTAACAGGTGTGCTATATGCCCAGGAAAACACGCAAAGTCATTCCCCAACGCCCATAACGGTGGATGAGCTGTCGTATACAGACGAAAAAAGCGGGAAGGGAAGTTATCAGGATAATCAGAAAACGGGGTTATGGACCTATTTTTATGATGACCAAAAGCTATGGAAAAAAGGGGAATATGATAAAGGGAAGGAAACCGGTACCTGGCGGATCTATTATAAAAACGGCAATGTAAGATTTTTAGAAAACTACAGCAATGGCATCCGGCACGGAAAAAACATGGCATATTATGAAGACGGGAAGAAAAAATTGGTGTCCAATTATGCGGATGGCAAACCGGATGGTGAATTTATAGTGTATTTTGATGACGGTAAAAAGTACACTGTTCAGCATTATGACAAAGGAATTAAAACGGGTAAGTATACCGAATACTATCATAACGGAAAAATTAAAACGGAAGAGTTTTACGTAATTGGCAAACCGGAAAGAAAATATATAACGTATTATGAAAGCGGCAAAGTAAAAGAAGACGGTTTCCTGAAGGGTAATTCTATTACTGGAGAGCACACGACCTATTTTGAAAACGGAATCGTTACCATAAAAGCGATAATGGCCGATAACAGGCTAATGGAGGTTTTGGAACGCCATGATAAAAACGGTAACAAATTAGATCCGGGTACGCTTAAAAACGGCAATGGCATTTTTAATCATTATGATGATAACGGCAAATTGCTTGCAGCGGTAGTATTTGAAAACGGAAGACCTAAAAAATAA
- a CDS encoding helix-turn-helix domain-containing protein, producing MDYKLINPPQSIAAFVESFWMLHNPSDENKEVIVLPDGRIDLFFSVSATEPFHITLLGLETQPSYATIEPQTLTFAISFKPLAAEYLLQQTVSDLLDTAIRLPAGFWDFNAGDLSSFEHFCQKAVHIIQERIPENIDERKIKLFDLMFASNGALSVKEFSEKVYWSSRQINRYFNKQYGISLKTYCNILRFRASFDHIKKGKLFPEQDFFDQPHFIRTVKKLTGVSPKELRYNQNDRFIQFSTLTGK from the coding sequence GTGGACTATAAACTGATCAATCCGCCTCAGTCAATTGCCGCCTTTGTTGAAAGTTTCTGGATGCTGCACAATCCTTCGGACGAAAACAAAGAGGTTATTGTATTGCCCGATGGCAGGATTGATTTGTTTTTTTCAGTATCGGCAACCGAACCGTTCCATATCACCCTTTTAGGGCTGGAAACCCAACCGTCTTATGCCACTATTGAGCCGCAAACGCTCACCTTTGCCATCAGCTTTAAGCCGCTTGCAGCAGAATATCTGCTACAGCAAACGGTATCAGACCTATTGGATACCGCCATCCGTTTACCAGCCGGCTTTTGGGATTTTAATGCCGGTGATCTAAGCAGCTTTGAACATTTTTGCCAAAAGGCAGTCCATATAATACAGGAACGTATACCTGAAAATATTGACGAAAGAAAAATAAAACTTTTCGATCTGATGTTTGCTTCAAACGGAGCACTATCGGTAAAAGAATTTTCAGAAAAAGTATATTGGAGCAGCCGGCAGATCAACCGCTATTTTAACAAACAATACGGTATCTCTTTAAAAACCTATTGTAATATTCTCCGGTTCAGGGCTTCCTTTGACCATATCAAAAAAGGTAAACTGTTTCCCGAACAGGATTTTTTCGACCAGCCGCATTTTATACGAACCGTAAAAAAACTAACCGGTGTTTCTCCTAAAGAACTGCGTTACAATCAAAACGACCGATTTATACAATTTTCAACGCTCACCGGAAAATAA
- a CDS encoding TetR/AcrR family transcriptional regulator: protein MRTRDTNKEDLVKQKAIEMLADKGIEGFSMNRLAKESNVSVATLYIYYTDKDDLIKKIGVEIGQKFFAAMMNGFVPDMHFVDGLRKQWENRADFMINHMAEMGCLEILQNSSYGEYIIQESVKDFRTIMTDFFTNAVAKKQMIPVSKDVFWSIAYGPLYSLLRFHNRGKSMGGMPFTLTNEIRDETFELVIKALTP from the coding sequence ATGCGAACACGTGATACTAATAAAGAAGACCTGGTAAAGCAAAAAGCTATAGAAATGCTTGCCGATAAAGGAATTGAAGGCTTTAGTATGAATCGTCTGGCTAAAGAAAGTAATGTTTCGGTGGCAACACTGTATATCTACTATACCGACAAAGACGATCTGATAAAAAAAATCGGTGTGGAAATCGGGCAAAAATTCTTCGCTGCCATGATGAACGGATTCGTACCCGATATGCACTTTGTAGACGGGCTCCGGAAGCAATGGGAAAACAGAGCCGATTTCATGATAAACCACATGGCAGAAATGGGTTGTTTGGAAATACTGCAAAACTCCTCCTATGGCGAATATATCATTCAGGAAAGTGTAAAGGATTTCAGAACCATAATGACTGATTTTTTTACCAATGCTGTAGCAAAAAAACAAATGATACCCGTTTCAAAAGATGTATTCTGGAGCATTGCCTACGGACCGCTATATTCATTGCTCCGCTTTCACAACAGGGGTAAAAGTATGGGCGGCATGCCTTTTACACTAACCAATGAAATCCGCGATGAAACATTTGAACTGGTTATTAAAGCACTAACACCATAA
- a CDS encoding NAD(P)H-hydrate dehydratase — translation MENLMRTDKNEILKRFKPIDKFAHKGLQGHALIVGGSYGKIGAPALSAKACLKSGAGLVTAYIPKCGYDIVQTIIPEVMVITDDYPTHLTAIDKAVDFRAIGIGVGMGLHSETQQAFFHFLKLNKAPLVVDADGLNILSENKEWLELLPPKTILTPHKKELERLIGEWHDDAGKIKKVKTFSKEYDLVVVVKGAPTVIVYHDALFENSTGNQSLATGGSGDVLTGIITGLLAQSYEPLDAAIVGVYVHGLTADIALSDVGYHAFTASDCIDNLGKAFLTLY, via the coding sequence ATGGAAAATTTGATGCGAACAGATAAGAACGAAATTCTAAAGCGATTTAAACCGATTGATAAATTTGCGCATAAAGGGCTGCAGGGCCACGCTTTGATTGTGGGCGGCAGTTATGGCAAGATCGGTGCTCCGGCACTGTCGGCTAAAGCCTGTTTGAAATCCGGAGCCGGATTGGTTACGGCATATATTCCCAAATGCGGTTATGATATCGTGCAGACGATAATTCCGGAAGTCATGGTCATTACCGATGATTATCCGACACATTTAACAGCCATCGACAAGGCAGTCGATTTCCGGGCAATAGGCATTGGAGTAGGAATGGGGCTGCATTCGGAAACCCAGCAGGCATTTTTTCACTTTTTAAAACTCAATAAAGCTCCTTTGGTAGTGGATGCCGACGGACTGAATATACTTTCTGAAAATAAAGAATGGCTGGAACTGTTACCGCCCAAAACGATACTGACCCCGCATAAAAAAGAACTGGAACGGCTTATAGGAGAATGGCATGACGATGCCGGAAAAATAAAAAAAGTAAAGACTTTTTCTAAAGAATACGATCTGGTAGTAGTGGTAAAAGGTGCGCCAACGGTGATTGTGTATCACGATGCCCTTTTTGAAAACAGCACCGGAAATCAGTCCCTGGCTACTGGTGGCAGCGGTGATGTGCTGACCGGAATTATTACCGGCCTGCTGGCACAATCCTACGAACCTCTTGATGCGGCAATAGTGGGTGTATATGTACACGGACTGACGGCAGATATTGCTTTGTCGGATGTGGGGTATCATGCTTTTACCGCATCGGACTGTATTGACAATCTCGGAAAAGCATTCCTGACTTTATATTAA
- a CDS encoding MFS transporter translates to MTPTIPFTGYQKFVVFLLAITQFTVVLDFMVMSPLGDIMMKTLSISPSQFGVAVSAYAFSAGISGLLTAGFADRFDRKKLLLFFYIGFATGTLFCALAPTFPLLVIARIVTGIFGGVIGSISMAIVADLFSLQQRGKVMGFVQMGFGASQVLGIPIGLYIANKWGWHIPFLWIAVMAGIIALTLFLKLKPINEHLSLQRDKTAFQHLLHTIAKKNYRIGFLSTALLSIGGFMMMPFGSAFAINNLKVTQEQLPLIFLVSGIATLISMPFIGKWSDKISKFKLFAAATSCAIIIINIYAHFSATPFWLVLTMNVLMMVAIMSRMVPSIALTSAIPQAQDRGAFMSINASLQQMAGGFGAMLAGVIIVQKDNFTPLQHYDTLAMIASTIMLFTIYMVYRVNKLVLKK, encoded by the coding sequence CTGACACCAACAATACCCTTTACCGGCTATCAGAAATTTGTAGTTTTCTTATTAGCCATCACCCAATTTACCGTTGTCCTGGATTTTATGGTAATGTCGCCTTTGGGAGATATTATGATGAAAACATTAAGCATCAGCCCTTCCCAATTTGGTGTGGCGGTATCTGCCTATGCCTTTAGCGCCGGGATTTCCGGACTTCTTACAGCAGGTTTTGCCGACCGGTTTGACCGTAAAAAACTCCTGTTATTTTTTTATATCGGTTTTGCAACAGGAACCCTATTTTGTGCATTAGCGCCAACGTTCCCGCTACTGGTAATTGCCCGGATTGTCACCGGAATATTCGGTGGGGTAATCGGTTCTATTTCTATGGCAATAGTAGCCGACCTGTTCAGCCTGCAGCAGCGCGGGAAAGTAATGGGCTTTGTTCAAATGGGCTTTGGCGCAAGCCAGGTTTTGGGTATCCCGATCGGTTTATACATCGCCAATAAATGGGGCTGGCATATTCCGTTTTTATGGATAGCCGTAATGGCGGGTATTATTGCGCTTACCCTGTTCCTGAAACTAAAACCCATCAACGAACACCTTTCATTGCAAAGAGATAAAACCGCTTTCCAGCATTTGCTGCATACAATAGCTAAAAAAAATTATAGAATCGGTTTTCTGTCAACAGCCCTCCTATCCATTGGCGGCTTTATGATGATGCCTTTTGGCAGCGCATTTGCCATTAACAATTTAAAAGTAACACAAGAACAATTACCGCTTATTTTCCTGGTTTCCGGTATTGCTACATTAATTTCAATGCCTTTTATCGGAAAATGGAGTGATAAAATCAGTAAATTCAAATTATTTGCTGCGGCTACTAGCTGCGCTATCATAATCATTAATATTTATGCCCATTTTTCGGCAACACCATTTTGGCTGGTCCTGACAATGAATGTATTGATGATGGTGGCAATAATGAGCCGGATGGTACCGTCCATTGCGCTCACCTCGGCCATTCCACAGGCACAGGACAGAGGAGCTTTTATGAGCATCAATGCGTCATTACAGCAAATGGCTGGTGGTTTCGGAGCCATGCTCGCAGGAGTTATCATTGTACAAAAAGACAATTTTACCCCTTTACAGCATTATGATACACTAGCCATGATAGCCTCAACCATCATGCTATTCACCATTTATATGGTATACAGGGTAAACAAATTAGTTTTAAAAAAGTAA